A section of the Scylla paramamosain isolate STU-SP2022 unplaced genomic scaffold, ASM3559412v1 Contig66, whole genome shotgun sequence genome encodes:
- the LOC135098494 gene encoding probable E3 ubiquitin-protein ligase HERC4, producing MFNQVYKVLAFKGPSTPTDTRTHHQIQEELIDELQNYSIVQVAAGDQHSLALTSWGLIYARGDNGYGELGVNSCDSHTATRKLVKSLARKVTVQLACGVNHTLALTADGDKIPWASWHLDTDRGPRRTLPW from the exons ATGTTTAACCAGGTGTACAAGGTGCTGGCTTTCAAGGGCCCCTCCACAcctacagacacacgcacacaccaccagATACAGGAAG AATTAATTGATGAGCTACAGAACTACAGCATCGTTCAGGTGGCAGCCGGAGACCAGCACTCTCTTGCTCTCACCTCCTGGggcctg atCTACGCACGGGGTGACAATGGGTACGGTGAGCTTGGCGTCAACTCCTGCGACAGTCACACCGCCACACGCAAGCTTGTCAAGAGTCTGGCCAGGAAGGTGACAGTGCAGCTGGCCTGTGGCGTCAACCACACCCTTGCCTTGACTGCTG ATGGTGACAAAATACCTTGGGCCAGTTGGCACTTAGACACTGACAGGGGCCCCAGAAGGACCCTGCCCTGGTGA